From the genome of Deferribacteraceae bacterium V6Fe1:
CGTTAATCCTTTCGATTTTAGCAATAGCCTCATCTATCCTCTTGTTAGAGCCTTTGACATAGGCGCCTATATTTATTAAATCCTCCGCCTCATTGTAAGAAGCTATCAAATCTCTAATTTTCCCTGCCATATCGTATATATCTTCATCAATTATCTCTTTCATCAACCTGCTTGCACTTGAGAGAACATCAATCGCAGGGAAGTGATTTTTAGCGGCAAGTCTTCTGTCGAGCACAATATGCCCGTCAATAATAGACCTCACGGAATCAGCAATAGGGTCATTCATATCATCCCCTTCAACCAAAACGGTATAAAGCCCCGTCACTGTCCCCTCACCTTTTTTTGTACCTGCCCTCTCAAGCAGCTTTGGCAAAAGTGCAAATACTGATGGGGTATAACCTTTTGATGTAGGGGGCTCTCCAACGGTAAGCCCAATCTCTCTTTGTGCCATAGCAAATCTTGTTACTGAGTCCATCATAAACATTACATTTTTACCTTGCCTTCTAAAAAATTCGGCAATGGCTGTAGCGACAAATGCTCCCAACTTTCTCACCAGAGGGGACTGGTCGCTGGTTGCTACAACAACAACACTCCTTTTCAGCCCCTCTTCCCCCAAATCCCTTTCTATAAATTCTCTTACTTCTCTCCCTCTTTCTCCAATAAGAGCGATGACATTTACTTCAGCAAGTGTATTTCTGGCAATCATCCCAAGTAGGACGCTCTTACCAACACCGCTACCGGCAAATATACCTACCCTCTGCCCTTTACCAACGGTAATCAAAGAATCTATTGCTTTAATCCCCGTAGGTATTGCATTTTTTATAATTTCCCTCTCCATAGGCTTAGGAGGCTCAGAGTAAACAGGCACCAATTCATAATCTTTAATATCCCCTTGCCCGTCAATTGGGTTGCCAAGTCCATCAAGGACTCTCCCCAGCAAATTTTCAGATACTTTAACAACATTACCATAGGAGACATTCTTTACTATACTCCCAGGGGCAATCCCTTCATTTTCACCGTATGGCATAAGCACAATTCTATCGTCCTTAAAACCCACAATTTCGGCCAAAACCTTTGACCCTGCAATATTTGTAATCTCACATCTCGTGCCTATTCCAAGAAGCGGCCCATCAGCCTCAATAGTAAGTCCGACTATTTTCGTGACCTTACCCTGAAGGGTGGGGGAAATTTTGGGATTAACCTTTTTAAGAACCTTTAAATTCTTCATAAAGCCGTTCTTTAAATTCTTTAATAAGACTATCGATTGTAAAATCTATCATTCCTATATTGGTTTTGACTTTCAAACCACCTTTTAAAATATTTGGATCTGCCTCGATATCATAACCTAAATTCATACCTTCCACTATCTCTTTGTCAGACGGTGAAACAATAAATGTAACGTCGGTATACTCTTTTAATTTATCCATGATATTTTTTATGACACTTTCTATCAGATTATCGTTTATCTTTCTTTCAATACCAATTATTTCCGTTATAAAGGATGTTATCAGTTTTGGAAGACTTTCATCAAGCTCATCTATACTCTTT
Proteins encoded in this window:
- the fliI gene encoding flagellar protein export ATPase FliI — translated: MKNLKVLKKVNPKISPTLQGKVTKIVGLTIEADGPLLGIGTRCEITNIAGSKVLAEIVGFKDDRIVLMPYGENEGIAPGSIVKNVSYGNVVKVSENLLGRVLDGLGNPIDGQGDIKDYELVPVYSEPPKPMEREIIKNAIPTGIKAIDSLITVGKGQRVGIFAGSGVGKSVLLGMIARNTLAEVNVIALIGERGREVREFIERDLGEEGLKRSVVVVATSDQSPLVRKLGAFVATAIAEFFRRQGKNVMFMMDSVTRFAMAQREIGLTVGEPPTSKGYTPSVFALLPKLLERAGTKKGEGTVTGLYTVLVEGDDMNDPIADSVRSIIDGHIVLDRRLAAKNHFPAIDVLSSASRLMKEIIDEDIYDMAGKIRDLIASYNEAEDLINIGAYVKGSNKRIDEAIAKIERINDFLKQKVNEKWKFEDSIKKVKEIVMS